Part of the Triticum urartu cultivar G1812 chromosome 2, Tu2.1, whole genome shotgun sequence genome, AGTTCTAATAAACTACTGCTCTAAATTTTAGTCATTATCTCATCATTTATGTTCCATCACAACTGATTATGTGTATGAAGGCTGATCGGTGCTTACTATTGATTACCTTTGGCATTTCGCAGATAATGTAGGTTCTAAATTTTGTTGGGAGAGGCTTAGGAGGTGGTAGAAAGCTATTGATGTCATGATGGAGTAAACAATATCCTACTAAAAGTATCTGCCCAAATTGGCTATGCAAATCGATAGACATACGAAGTTCTGGGTGTCAAGCCGGGGGTTATAAATAGAAGCTAGGTGCACTGCGCATAGCTTTCTGATTTCTATACACATATGGCTAAACAAAATGTGAATACTTTGTTCAGTTGTTTCATAGTTTGCCACTCTGCAGATGGTATATTCACATATTGTATTGTGTATGTATAAGTGAATATTGAATGTCATCTTTTTGCGGGGGAATATTGAATGACATTTACGGCATGCTTAATTCATATAATATGTGAGGGTGATAGTATTTTTGCCAGcaatttttatatacatgatggTGTTCTTATATGAAATGTATTGTTTATCCTGTAGTTTTTTCCCCTAACATCAAGGTACATAAACGTGGTGTACCTTAGTTTTTCCCCCCTTTTTATTAAAATTCTAGTTTTACTAATGGCCATAATAATCCTATATGTAATATACTGATGTACCATCTTGGATGATTATGGGGGAAGCTATTTTTTCAAGAAATGGTTCTATTTCGAAATGTATCCAGTTGTCTAGTTGTTAGTCATTATTGAAGTACTTTTTTATTTATTAATAAGTTGTTGAAGTTACATGGTTAACATGTACCTGAGCAATGTATGTGGTTGATTGATATGACTGCCATTGTTTTGATGTTTGCCTGAGCAATAGTTGACCGCATTTGAGGCAAGTGCCTGCCATTTGGCTTATTTTGTTCACTTTGAAGTACCTATATGtctctcttttttttgcggggaacCTATATGTCTCTCTGTCAGGCATCCGGGTAAAGTATTTTGTTGCAAGAATTCTTGGCGGCTGATGACTGTTGAAAGTAGCGCCCTCTAATTAGCATTTTTGTTAGTCATTTCCACTCTACATGGGATATAAATGTTATGTTCTGTTTGTGTGTACTAGTCACTGCAGTCATGTTTGCTTGAGCAACATTTGTCTCAATCTGAGTCAAGTGGTGTTATGCTTACTGGTCTTATTTGTGAACCACCCAAAGTTGTACCAAGTcagcgacacttattttgggacggagggagtatctttcAGCAGTGTCATACTGAACTTCAGGTCATTTCGGAGCAAGATCTCACAGAGGACATAAGCATCTTCATTTCTTTTTTTATTGTACCTTTTCTGTCGAAAAAACTTTCAGCTAAACTAGTATTCTTTCTTTCCCTTTTCGCATATTTGTGACATAAACCTTCTTGAAGACATTACAACACATTCAAAATAACTTGCTAAAACAAATGCAAAACACTAGGTGATAGTGTGACACAAACATAATTTACATGAATATGGTAGGAGAAATAAGTGCTGAGCACTTTAAGCAGCAGCCCTAAGATCACCATCCAATTCACTTGCTATAGCATTCCATGCTAGTAATGCTGCACCAACAGCTGGTTCCACCTGCAGGTAGAAACATACATAAGTTTTCTATGAGAATTAGTTTGGATCACCATTTCGTCAACTTTTGAAACCAATCCTTAACTTTATTCCTAATGCAACTACAATCGTCTCTGAAATGTTTCTTCACATCAATCATTTAATAAAAAATGGCGGAATCGGCAGAATATTTCCAACTAGGCATTATGGTAGACCCACAGTGAGTTTATAGTTTGGTTCACCTCGGGATGTATTGGATATGCCCCTGGATATGTCTTGGTAACACAACTTATCACTTCCTTACCAATGTCCCACCTCTGGTTTGCCTCAAGAACTTTGCCGACCATAACAAGTGGAAATAGATCTTTTCCATCTGCAAAATTAGAAGGTCAGAAACATGTTGAAACCTTTGTTCCTGGGGCAAAGCAAATACAGAGTATTCAGAAGTTGTTTTTTTTGTGAGGACAACAAATTTATTTTCTagtccctccgtcccataatataagacgttttttgacactagtgtagtgtcaaaaaacatcttacattatgggacggaggaagTATTTGCTATTTTTATGGCAAGTAGCCTATATGTTTGTGGCAAGGCCTGTTATACATGTCATTCAGAAGGAAGTTCCTATTTCACCTTCCCCACTCAGCGCAAGTCTCTGCACTACAGCCTTGACACTGGAAGCTAGTTCACCAACTGAATTGTGCAAGATCTTGTTTGCTACTTCGTCGCCGGCTTCGGCAGATTCTACCACAACAGGGAGAATGTCAGCAATGCGCGCCCAAGATTGATCTTCATATGTCCAACTGTCATGAAAAAAGTGAACAGGTAAGCAGTTGTTGCAATTTTCATGGTAGCACATTATTGCAGTTTTTCATTCTGTGCTCTCTTCACTCCTAGTTAACATTATGCTTCAGCTCACATAATGTCAGCAGATGAATATTTGAGTAGGGTTTTTTCAATTGGTAACCGAACTCTGTAAGCGCCAAGTAACTGAAACAGACTTCCACTTGTTTTCACAGCAAGTAAAATAAAACAAGCTAATCGATTGAAAAGGAGATTTACCCTATGAGTTCATCCGGCGATGCGAGTCCAAGGAAGTCAAGGATGTTGTTTGTGAGTAGTGTTTCAGGACCCCTGCCATCATAGGCCCTCACAACTGCTGTCAATGCTTGTGCTGAAATCCCATAGCCACTGCAATATATAGTGCCGCAACAATCAGAAATCAGCTTCAGTAGTTGCTTCTCAACCAGTTTCCTCCGCTTAAAAGATAATAGTACCATGGAGTTAAAGACAGAAGAAGTTAGAGGTGTGTGTGTCTAACCTGCCCCAGTCACCTAGCACCGGCCCTGCACCAGCTGCCCGAGCTTCCCTGCCGTCGCTGGTGAAACCGTAGGCTATGGTCCCTGTCCCTGCGATGAGCACGCAGCCGTGGAGCTTGCCCATGGTGCCGCTGGCCAGTGCCGCCACCGCGTCGTTCTCCACGAACAGCTTCACATGGCTCGGGAAAATCTCCCTGGAAGTTAATTTCAGAGTTAATTCAGCTTCTCCTGCGGATTTCTTGGCAGCAGGTAACAGATAAGCACCTGAGCCAGTCCAGCATTCTGTGCTGGTCGATGGGGTGGTTGACGCCGGCTACGGCCAAGCAGACCGCGCTCACGTTTGATCGTCTCCGGCGAGCCTTGTGGAGAGCCTGCGCCATCACTCGCTCCAGCGTCTCCCTCGCCTTGTCCTctgaagaatttcaagccaaaGAATTTATCAGGTGGAATCCAGGCCAGGGCCAGGCCAGGGCAGCGTTGATGTGATCGTTGGATGgcaggtggaggtggtggtggtacGCGTACCTCCTACGGAGTTCTGGTTGGAGCATCCGGCGACGGCGCGGGCGAGGACGGGGAGCGGGTCGGCGAAGGGCATGGCGGCCGGGATGCAGACGCAGACGGTGTTGCTGGCGCCGCCGTCAACGCCGAGGACGACGCTGCACCCCATGCGCGGGCTCTGGCGGTCCTCCATCTCCCATATGTCCCTAGTGGTGTACCTCTGCATCCTCCCTCCCTCCTTGGTTGGCCAGACAGACAAACGTAGGTATATGCTCTCCTCCTCCTTCTAAGCTCTCCCTACCAAATGATGCAGCTCGATTGGTGACTGCAGCTTTGTTATATATGTAGTGGGTGCACTAACAAGTCGCATCTAATGGCGACATGTTTCGTCGAGGAGAAAGGgacggggaggaggaggaggaagacgaaggTGACGAAATTGCAAGGGCGGCTGGGTGTCCTGTCCGCACGCGCGTCCAATGGCGCGACGGCCGAGTTGTTTAGGGACACGCCTCTAGTAATCTACAGTATGTGCTTTGTCTGCCAAAGTTACAGTTCGTTACTGACAGCACTGGTATAAACCCTGGATCTTACCGGACAGTTTGCTGCCAAAAGTTACAGTTTTAGGGGGCTACTGCAAGATTTTTGCTGTTATTTGTAACTTTTTGCCAGCTGCGCTCTTGATTGTATCTCTTGACGGTGCCGGTGATGGTACAACCAGTAGAAAACTCCAAGCTCTCCTTGGTAAAAACGGGCTTGGATATTGGACATGAAAACGTAAAGGTCTGCTTCTGTGCCCCCTAACTGAACGGAAACACTTGTGTTCGCCCCGCTGATCTCTGCGCGCGCGTCGACCCCCTCCGCTACCATACGACCGCCTTTGATCATACACCCGAAGCAACCCAAACCATAGCCTAGTTTTGCAACGTGACCCTTGTTGCAATCGTTTGCACAACATGGGGTCTCTTGCACACCGAGGGAGGAGCTTTGCTACATCAACAGACCTTCATGGGGTACATTTGAAGTGACAAATCGTAATTGGGTTAATGGGGAGGGCTGGACCCCACCCAGCTGAAAATTGGGGAGGGGGGTCTGCACCGATAGGGAGGCCGTTGGTGAGGATTGACAGAATTAAatccgacggatctcgggtagggggtctcgaactaaGGGTCTTGACACGTTGGTAATAGGGGCACAAGttcttacccaggttcgggctctcccCAGAGATAAAACCCTACATCATGCTTGTGTTTTATTATTTTGGGGTAGAGTACAACGTACACATGATCTATCTCGAGATCCTTGTGTGTTGTCTACGAGCCCTACCCCTCGGTTTATATAGGTACTGGAGGGTCTAGGGTTACATTCTAGTCGATTACGTATAAGGAGAACGTGTAGTAGACGACTTCTAATATCTTGAAGTATACGCCAAGTCTTTAAGAGCCTTCCTTTCATATGCCATGGACCGCTCGACGTGGCCCACTAGTGAACCGACATGGGGGTCCTCGACCCGGGCCACCTGGCCAGGAGACGGCGTGGTGAGAGCCCTCCTAGCCGGGACACTGTCAAGGACCAGGGAGGCTGGTTCCCGTGCATTCAGACGACGAATGGGGTTGTCACCTTGAGGCGCACCAGCCGGAGTAGGAGTGGGCACTGGTGAGGAGGCGGGGGCGAGAGATGGCGTGGCCGGCGACTTCCTCATTGACTTTGTGTTGGTCGAGGTTAGGAACAGGTTGCTCCCAACGCGTCGCGGCCATGTCTCTGCACTGTCCCCTAGCTCTCTCGCCGCTCTGTGTAGCACTTACATCGTGGATCCGTTGGTGATCGTCTATGTCGCGCTTCTGCAACTGGGGCCATGTTCCTAAAATATGTGTTCTGTTGCAATGGCCTGAAAAAAAAGGGCTATAGTTTCTGAAACATACATGTTGTGCATTTGATTTGCAACGAAACATTTGTGCTGTTGCAATGGCTTGCAACAGGAGGAAAAAAAAATGGTTCATGATGTTTTGCAGCAAGAGTCCTGTTGCAGTGGGATGGGCGCAACACTAGCCATGTTGCAAAGGTTGGTGCCCATGTGGCTGTCGATCGAATGGTTATTATGGTCTCCCTCCAACGACCGGCGAGGCGGTCAATTTTTTAGGATCATCACCCGTAGCTTCTTTTTTTGAAGATAGCAAGTGTAGCTTCTTATCTACTGGATTCCCTAATTCTCCTTTATTCCTTGATAAAAATACAGAAGCACATCTATTTCCGTTTGAAGCCTGTATTTTGAAGGAACTTTCATGGCTAATCATTTCTTGGTGTATTATACTGACTTAGTCTTGGTCATTGTCGGAAGTGTACTGCAGTCTAATTTACATGGACATGGTCTCCTTGGTGAACAGTACAGTGGCATTTTTGTTAGCTCACAGGTCACAGCTCTGCTTGATAAACAA contains:
- the LOC125537426 gene encoding N-acetyl-D-glucosamine kinase-like, producing MQRYTTRDIWEMEDRQSPRMGCSVVLGVDGGASNTVCVCIPAAMPFADPLPVLARAVAGCSNQNSVGEDKARETLERVMAQALHKARRRRSNVSAVCLAVAGVNHPIDQHRMLDWLREIFPSHVKLFVENDAVAALASGTMGKLHGCVLIAGTGTIAYGFTSDGREARAAGAGPVLGDWGSGYGISAQALTAVVRAYDGRGPETLLTNNILDFLGLASPDELIGWTYEDQSWARIADILPVVVESAEAGDEVANKILHNSVGELASSVKAVVQRLALSGEDGKDLFPLVMVGKVLEANQRWDIGKEVISCVTKTYPGAYPIHPEVEPAVGAALLAWNAIASELDGDLRAAA